The proteins below come from a single Mycolicibacterium sp. TY81 genomic window:
- a CDS encoding aspartate carbamoyltransferase catalytic subunit encodes MKHLLSASDLSRDAATAILDDADKFREALLGRDVKKLPTLRGRTVITMFYENSTRTRVSFEVAGKWMSADVINVSASGSSVAKGESLRDTALTLRAAGADALIIRHPASGAAQQLAAWTREEHGGPSVINAGDGTHEHPTQALLDALTIRQRLGGLEGRRVVIVGDILHSRVARSNVSLLSTLGAEVVLVAPPTLLPVGVTDWPVTVSHDLDAELPAADAVLMLRVQAERMNGAFFPSAREYSVRYGLSEKRLAGLSEDTVVLHPGPMLRGMEIASSVADSSQSAVLQQVSNGVHVRMAVLFQLLVGAGPEGVGVIS; translated from the coding sequence GTGAAGCATCTGCTGTCCGCCTCGGACCTGAGCCGCGATGCGGCGACGGCCATCCTCGATGACGCCGACAAGTTCCGCGAAGCGCTGCTGGGCCGCGACGTCAAGAAACTCCCGACGTTGCGCGGCCGCACCGTCATCACGATGTTCTACGAGAACTCCACCCGTACCCGGGTGTCGTTCGAGGTGGCCGGCAAGTGGATGAGCGCCGACGTCATCAACGTCAGCGCCTCCGGCTCGTCGGTCGCCAAGGGGGAGTCGCTGCGCGACACCGCGCTGACCCTGCGCGCCGCGGGCGCCGATGCGCTGATCATCCGGCACCCGGCTTCCGGTGCGGCACAACAGCTTGCGGCGTGGACCCGTGAAGAGCACGGCGGGCCGTCGGTGATCAACGCGGGCGACGGCACGCATGAACACCCGACGCAGGCGCTGCTCGACGCGCTGACCATCCGCCAGCGCCTCGGCGGTCTCGAGGGCCGGCGCGTGGTGATCGTCGGCGACATCCTGCACAGCCGGGTGGCGCGCTCCAACGTCTCGCTGCTGTCGACGCTGGGCGCCGAGGTGGTGCTGGTGGCGCCGCCGACGCTGCTGCCGGTCGGGGTCACGGACTGGCCGGTGACCGTTTCGCACGACCTGGACGCCGAACTGCCGGCCGCCGACGCGGTCCTGATGCTGCGGGTGCAGGCCGAGCGGATGAACGGCGCGTTCTTCCCGTCGGCGCGCGAGTACTCGGTGCGCTACGGGCTGTCCGAGAAGCGCCTGGCCGGGTTGAGCGAGGACACGGTGGTGCTGCACCCCGGTCCGATGCTGCGCGGCATGGAGATCGCCTCTTCGGTCGCCGACTCTTCGCAATCAGCTGTACTGCAACAGGTTTCGAATGGGGTGCATGTTCGCATGGCAGTGCTGTTCCAGCTTCTCGTGGGTGCTGGGCCTGAAGGGGTGGGGGTGATCTCATGA
- a CDS encoding MFS transporter, producing MNKVAFASFIGTAIEFYDFYIYGTAAALIFPQVFFPNLPPAMATISSLATFAVAFLARPIGAAVFGHFGDRLGRKKTLVATLLIMGLSTVGVGLVPSSASIGLAAPIILLTLRVFQGFAVGGEWAGSALLSAEYAPVGKRGMYGMFTQLGAGAGLAVSNLVVLIANVTIGEKSPVFLDWGWRLPFLFSAVLLAVALYVRLTIDETPVFVAEQKRGTVPRAPFGELVRRQSKQVLLGAGCMVGIFTMSFLGGTYLMSYASTRIHHPRTLILSVGVLAGVSLMVFSAISAVLCDRYGRRRVILVGFGLALPWAFLVMPLIDSGSPVAFAVAIAGIFCIFGLAYGPIGAFLPETFATRYRYTGAGMAFNLAGIVGGALPPLVAGPLVAALGSWAVGLLIAVFVLVSIVCTLVLPETRGTELDDAQDDMRDGDAVAAC from the coding sequence ATGAACAAGGTGGCGTTCGCCAGTTTCATCGGCACCGCGATCGAGTTCTACGACTTCTACATCTACGGGACGGCCGCGGCGCTGATCTTCCCGCAGGTGTTCTTCCCGAACCTGCCGCCCGCCATGGCGACCATCTCGTCGCTGGCCACGTTCGCGGTCGCGTTCCTGGCCCGCCCGATCGGCGCGGCGGTCTTCGGCCATTTCGGAGATCGGCTGGGCCGCAAGAAGACTCTGGTCGCGACGTTGCTGATCATGGGATTGTCGACCGTCGGCGTCGGCCTGGTGCCCAGCTCGGCGTCGATCGGTCTGGCGGCGCCCATCATCCTGCTGACGCTGCGGGTGTTCCAGGGCTTCGCCGTCGGCGGGGAGTGGGCCGGTTCGGCACTGCTGAGCGCGGAGTACGCCCCGGTCGGAAAGCGCGGCATGTACGGCATGTTCACGCAGCTGGGCGCCGGCGCCGGGTTGGCCGTCAGCAATCTGGTGGTGCTGATCGCCAACGTGACGATCGGGGAGAAGAGCCCGGTGTTCCTGGACTGGGGCTGGCGGCTGCCGTTCCTGTTCAGCGCCGTGCTGCTGGCCGTGGCGCTGTACGTGCGGCTGACCATCGACGAGACGCCGGTGTTCGTCGCCGAGCAGAAGCGGGGCACCGTGCCCCGCGCCCCGTTCGGGGAGCTGGTGCGCCGGCAGAGCAAGCAGGTGCTGCTCGGTGCCGGCTGCATGGTCGGCATCTTCACCATGAGCTTCCTCGGCGGCACCTACCTGATGAGTTACGCCAGCACCCGCATCCACCATCCGCGGACGCTGATCCTGTCGGTCGGGGTCCTGGCCGGGGTGTCGCTCATGGTGTTCTCGGCGATCTCGGCGGTGCTGTGCGACCGGTACGGGCGGCGCCGCGTCATCCTGGTCGGCTTCGGGCTGGCACTGCCGTGGGCATTCCTCGTGATGCCGCTCATCGACTCCGGGTCGCCGGTGGCCTTCGCGGTGGCGATCGCCGGCATCTTCTGCATCTTCGGGCTCGCCTACGGGCCCATCGGGGCGTTCCTGCCTGAGACGTTCGCCACCCGATACCGCTACACCGGCGCGGGCATGGCCTTCAATCTCGCCGGGATCGTCGGCGGCGCGCTGCCGCCGCTGGTCGCCGGGCCGCTCGTCGCCGCCCTCGGGAGCTGGGCCGTTGGGCTGCTGATCGCCGTCTTCGTGCTGGTCAGCATCGTCTGCACGCTGGTGTTGCCGGAAACTCGGGGCACCGAGCTCGACGATGCGCAGGATGACATGCGTGACGGTGACGCCGTGGCGGCCTGCTAA
- the pyrR gene encoding bifunctional pyr operon transcriptional regulator/uracil phosphoribosyltransferase PyrR has product MGDSTDRELLSAADVGRTISRIAHQIIEKTALDAPDAPRVVLLGIPTRGVTLAARIAEKVKEFSGVELPAGALDITLYRDDLNFKPPRALASTSIPEGGIDDATVILVDDVLYSGRSVRSALDALRDIGRPRMVQLAVLVDRGHRELPIRADYVGKNVPTSRSENVKVRLSETDGGDDHVSIAPYGGPTR; this is encoded by the coding sequence GTGGGTGACTCCACCGACCGGGAATTGCTGTCCGCTGCCGACGTCGGCCGGACCATCTCGCGCATCGCGCACCAGATCATCGAAAAGACCGCGCTCGACGCGCCCGACGCCCCGCGCGTGGTGTTGCTCGGCATCCCGACGCGCGGCGTCACCCTGGCCGCCCGCATCGCCGAGAAGGTCAAGGAATTCTCCGGTGTCGAGCTGCCGGCCGGTGCGCTCGACATCACGCTCTACCGCGACGACCTGAACTTCAAACCGCCGCGGGCACTGGCCTCGACCTCGATTCCGGAGGGCGGCATCGACGACGCGACGGTGATCCTCGTCGACGACGTGCTGTACTCCGGCCGCTCGGTGCGCTCGGCTCTGGACGCGCTGCGCGACATCGGCCGCCCCCGCATGGTGCAGCTGGCGGTCCTCGTCGACCGCGGCCACCGCGAGCTGCCCATCCGCGCCGACTACGTCGGCAAGAACGTCCCGACGTCGCGCAGTGAGAACGTCAAGGTGCGGCTGTCGGAGACCGACGGCGGAGACGACCACGTCTCCATTGCCCCCTACGGAGGACCCACCAGGTGA
- a CDS encoding serine hydrolase encodes MNLDANTESVSAAIDTGLLAGAVTLVWQDGAVRQVNTLGHRDVEAKLPMERDTVFRIASMSKPITVAAAMTLVDEGRLALTDPIANWIPELANPRVMTSLDGPLDRSVPARRPITVEDLMTHRGGLAYGFTVPPPLGRAYNKLQSLQDPDRWLAELGQLPLAHQPGDALTYSQSTDVLGFLLSRVEGKPLPDVLAERIFKPLNMVDTGFAVTHSGRRRAATMYQLAADGDALRLQPGKMGPPQVMPPTFCAGGGGLWSTVDDYLTFARMLLAGGEVDGVRVLSEESVRSMRTDRLTAEQKSQNFLGAPFWIGRGFGLNLSLVTDEAKATPFFGPGGPGTFSWPGAFGTWWQADPNANLILIYLIQNQPELSVDAAAAVAGNASQAKLRSARPKFVKRTYQALGL; translated from the coding sequence GTGAATCTCGACGCGAACACCGAATCGGTCAGCGCGGCGATCGACACCGGCCTGCTGGCCGGCGCGGTCACGCTGGTGTGGCAGGACGGCGCGGTGCGGCAGGTCAACACGCTCGGCCACCGCGACGTGGAAGCCAAGCTGCCGATGGAGCGCGACACCGTCTTCCGTATCGCGTCGATGTCCAAGCCGATCACGGTCGCGGCGGCCATGACGCTGGTCGACGAGGGCCGGCTCGCCCTGACCGATCCCATCGCGAACTGGATTCCCGAACTCGCCAACCCGCGCGTGATGACGAGCCTCGACGGACCCTTGGACCGGTCCGTGCCCGCCCGGCGGCCCATCACCGTCGAGGATCTGATGACCCACCGTGGCGGTCTGGCCTACGGATTCACCGTGCCGCCGCCACTCGGCCGGGCCTACAACAAGCTGCAGTCGCTGCAGGATCCCGACCGCTGGCTGGCCGAGCTGGGACAGCTGCCGCTGGCGCACCAGCCCGGCGACGCGCTGACCTACAGCCAGTCGACCGACGTGCTGGGCTTCCTGCTGTCGCGCGTCGAGGGCAAGCCGCTGCCAGATGTGTTGGCGGAGCGCATCTTCAAACCGCTGAACATGGTCGACACCGGTTTTGCGGTGACGCATTCGGGCCGGCGGCGCGCGGCGACCATGTACCAGCTGGCCGCCGACGGGGACGCCCTGCGCCTGCAGCCCGGGAAGATGGGGCCACCGCAGGTGATGCCGCCGACGTTCTGCGCCGGTGGCGGCGGACTCTGGTCGACCGTCGACGACTACCTGACGTTCGCGCGGATGCTGCTGGCCGGCGGCGAGGTCGACGGAGTAAGGGTGCTGTCGGAGGAATCCGTGCGGTCCATGCGGACCGACCGGTTGACCGCCGAGCAGAAGTCGCAGAACTTCCTGGGTGCGCCGTTCTGGATCGGCCGCGGCTTCGGGCTGAACCTGTCGCTGGTCACCGACGAGGCCAAGGCGACGCCGTTCTTCGGTCCCGGCGGCCCCGGCACGTTCAGTTGGCCGGGCGCCTTCGGCACGTGGTGGCAGGCCGACCCGAACGCGAACCTGATCCTGATCTACCTGATCCAGAATCAGCCGGAGCTCAGCGTGGATGCCGCGGCAGCTGTCGCCGGCAATGCCTCGCAGGCCAAACTCCGTTCGGCGCGACCGAAATTCGTGAAGCGGACGTACCAGGCGCTGGGGCTGTAA
- a CDS encoding sulfatase-like hydrolase/transferase: MADIDRRTVLKGTAAVAGAAAAGVGGYQLLSRGGREHSASRPNILVIIVDQMRAPQWFPAARQLGELLPNLDRLRQRSVSFESHYSASNMCTPSRGVLTTGLYSHQTGCLYTGEGPTESTLAPRFPTWGTMLRDQGYRTWWWGKWHLGHISDTTPDGLDAHGFSGGTYPSPNGGPNQGLQVDHTIADQFDGWFADHAGSGPWCTTVSLVNPHDICWWPRNPLPDDVPRVFSGTPVNFENADDLRRRGKPQLQIDYMNFMSPLMTGPVPYSGPDMAAQWARCLDNYLWLHQQVDVQIGRVLNTLASRPDVERDTVVVFTSDHGEYAGSHGLRGKGAAIYEESIRVPLYIHDPAGHLTPKPGERRRQLTSSVDIAPLLLTIAAGGNGWRSDSRYAYLQARGDIAAIAADPGAAGRRWVAHATDDMSVEEMATLMKSPAVQKMFGGGAVPTEIPTSAPSHIVAVRTPDAKLGRYAYWQPGGMEADHSRKIDYELYDYESPSGAHELDNQAGRSSKQATLQGLLENEVVPELRAPLPAWMHDAQEQGMADMQRLTAARAG, translated from the coding sequence ATGGCAGACATCGACCGGCGCACAGTTCTCAAAGGCACGGCGGCGGTAGCGGGGGCGGCCGCGGCGGGGGTCGGTGGCTACCAGCTACTGTCGCGGGGCGGCCGCGAGCACTCGGCAAGCAGGCCCAACATTCTGGTGATCATCGTCGACCAGATGCGGGCGCCCCAATGGTTTCCCGCTGCCAGACAACTCGGCGAACTGCTACCCAACCTGGATCGGCTGCGACAGCGCAGCGTGTCCTTCGAGTCCCACTACTCGGCATCCAACATGTGCACGCCGTCGCGCGGCGTCCTGACCACCGGGCTCTACTCGCATCAAACGGGTTGCCTGTACACCGGGGAAGGCCCCACCGAATCCACCCTGGCGCCGCGCTTCCCGACGTGGGGCACCATGCTCCGCGACCAGGGCTACCGGACCTGGTGGTGGGGGAAGTGGCACCTGGGCCACATCTCCGACACCACCCCCGACGGCCTTGACGCTCACGGTTTCTCCGGCGGCACGTACCCGTCGCCCAACGGTGGCCCGAACCAGGGGCTCCAGGTCGACCACACCATCGCCGACCAGTTCGACGGCTGGTTCGCCGACCACGCGGGCAGTGGCCCGTGGTGCACCACGGTGTCGCTGGTGAACCCGCACGACATCTGCTGGTGGCCGAGAAACCCACTGCCGGACGATGTTCCGCGGGTGTTCTCCGGCACACCCGTCAACTTCGAGAACGCCGACGACCTGCGGCGGCGGGGCAAGCCGCAGCTGCAGATCGACTACATGAACTTCATGTCGCCGCTGATGACCGGCCCGGTGCCGTACTCGGGTCCCGACATGGCAGCGCAGTGGGCCCGGTGCCTCGACAACTACCTGTGGCTGCATCAGCAGGTGGACGTCCAGATCGGCCGCGTCCTGAACACTCTCGCGTCCCGCCCCGACGTCGAGCGCGACACCGTCGTGGTGTTCACCTCCGACCACGGCGAGTACGCCGGCTCGCACGGCCTGCGCGGCAAGGGCGCGGCCATCTATGAGGAGTCGATCCGGGTGCCGCTGTACATCCACGACCCGGCCGGTCACCTGACCCCCAAACCCGGCGAGCGCCGGCGGCAGCTCACCTCCAGCGTCGACATCGCACCGCTGCTGCTCACCATCGCGGCCGGCGGCAACGGCTGGCGCTCCGACAGCCGTTACGCCTACCTGCAGGCGCGCGGCGACATCGCCGCCATCGCGGCCGACCCGGGTGCAGCGGGCCGTCGGTGGGTAGCCCACGCGACCGACGACATGTCGGTCGAGGAAATGGCGACGCTGATGAAATCGCCTGCGGTGCAGAAGATGTTCGGCGGCGGCGCGGTGCCCACCGAGATTCCGACGTCGGCGCCCAGCCACATCGTCGCCGTGCGGACGCCCGACGCGAAGCTCGGCCGCTACGCGTACTGGCAGCCCGGCGGCATGGAAGCCGACCACAGCCGCAAGATCGACTACGAGCTCTACGACTACGAATCGCCCTCGGGCGCACACGAACTCGACAACCAGGCGGGCCGCAGCAGCAAGCAGGCCACGCTGCAGGGGTTGCTCGAAAACGAGGTGGTGCCCGAGCTGCGGGCCCCGCTGCCGGCCTGGATGCACGACGCCCAGGAACAGGGCATGGCAGACATGCAGCGGCTCACCGCAGCGCGGGCCGGCTAG
- a CDS encoding FAD-dependent monooxygenase produces the protein MVQPTVLISGAGVAGPALTHWLARNGYRVVIVEAAPSIRPGGQTVDLRGAGREVVTRMGLLPAMTERCLFQRGIAWVRADGTRRAEMPVEAFGGNGIVSALEILRGDLTDVLYQATRDVAEYRFGTRVSVLEEDESGVRATLTDGSVVEVDLVVGADGPHSAVRQLAFGPEERFIRRLGGYNAWFTAPDMIGLDGWFLMFQAAGGLNASLRPSHDESTAKAGLAFRSGPIDYDRRDMDAQLTLLAERFRDAGWYCDELLSAAAQSDDFYFDDFVQVHMDTWSAGRVTLCGDAGYCASPLSGMGTSLALVGAYVLAGELGPAAAFDATGIAAALRRYETVMRPYVDRCQDLPAGLDGYAPQSERDIAIGAAVMKWVQRWPLRPWAARKWFSTAESIDLPDYRS, from the coding sequence ATGGTGCAACCGACCGTGTTGATCAGCGGCGCCGGGGTCGCCGGACCCGCCTTGACGCATTGGCTGGCACGTAACGGCTACCGGGTGGTGATCGTCGAGGCGGCGCCGAGCATCCGCCCGGGCGGGCAGACGGTCGACCTGCGTGGCGCGGGCCGCGAGGTGGTCACGCGAATGGGCCTGCTGCCTGCGATGACCGAGCGGTGCCTGTTTCAGCGCGGCATCGCCTGGGTGCGCGCCGACGGCACCCGCCGTGCCGAGATGCCGGTCGAGGCGTTCGGCGGCAACGGGATTGTCTCCGCGCTCGAGATTCTGCGCGGTGACCTGACCGATGTGCTCTACCAGGCGACCCGCGACGTGGCCGAATACCGCTTCGGCACGCGGGTTTCCGTGCTCGAGGAAGACGAGTCGGGGGTGCGGGCCACGCTGACCGACGGCTCCGTGGTCGAGGTCGACCTGGTCGTCGGTGCCGACGGTCCGCATTCCGCGGTCCGGCAGTTGGCTTTCGGCCCGGAGGAGCGGTTCATCCGCCGACTCGGCGGATACAACGCCTGGTTCACCGCACCGGACATGATCGGCCTGGACGGCTGGTTCCTGATGTTCCAGGCCGCCGGCGGGCTCAACGCCTCGCTGCGGCCGTCGCACGATGAGTCGACCGCCAAGGCCGGGCTGGCCTTCCGTTCCGGGCCGATCGACTACGACCGCCGCGACATGGATGCGCAGCTGACGCTGCTGGCCGAGCGGTTCCGCGACGCCGGCTGGTACTGCGATGAATTGCTGAGTGCCGCAGCACAATCCGACGATTTCTATTTCGACGATTTTGTGCAGGTTCACATGGACACCTGGTCGGCCGGCCGCGTCACCCTGTGTGGGGATGCCGGGTACTGCGCGTCGCCGCTGTCCGGCATGGGCACCAGCCTGGCGCTGGTCGGGGCGTACGTGCTGGCCGGTGAGCTCGGGCCGGCCGCGGCATTCGACGCCACAGGGATCGCGGCGGCACTGCGCCGCTACGAGACCGTCATGCGGCCGTACGTCGACCGGTGTCAGGACCTGCCGGCCGGCCTCGACGGCTACGCGCCGCAGTCCGAACGTGACATCGCCATCGGGGCGGCGGTCATGAAGTGGGTGCAGCGGTGGCCGCTGCGGCCCTGGGCCGCGCGCAAATGGTTCTCTACCGCCGAGTCGATCGACCTGCCGGACTATCGGTCGTGA
- a CDS encoding transporter produces MNTGTLITYLVLAAVVVVLLGFAIRQMLKGWVHRVQRQAGAVGLLPALPDTVGPAIVPATKGMYIGSTFAPSWQDRIAVGSLGFRSKAVLTRYPEGIMLQLTGGSPIWIPDESITAIRTERAIAGKVLTYDGILAIRWRLPSGTEIDTGFRSDDRRELAKWVEEDSK; encoded by the coding sequence GTGAATACAGGGACTCTGATCACCTACCTGGTGCTGGCCGCCGTCGTGGTGGTGCTGCTGGGCTTCGCGATCCGGCAGATGCTCAAGGGCTGGGTGCACCGGGTGCAGCGGCAGGCCGGCGCCGTTGGCCTGCTGCCCGCGCTGCCCGACACCGTGGGACCGGCGATCGTGCCGGCCACCAAGGGCATGTACATCGGCAGCACCTTCGCGCCGAGCTGGCAGGACCGAATTGCGGTGGGCTCACTCGGGTTTCGCAGCAAGGCTGTGCTGACGCGCTACCCCGAGGGCATCATGCTGCAGCTCACGGGCGGCAGCCCGATCTGGATTCCCGACGAATCCATCACAGCGATCCGCACCGAGCGGGCCATCGCCGGCAAGGTGCTCACGTACGACGGGATTCTCGCCATCCGGTGGCGGCTGCCGTCGGGTACCGAAATCGATACCGGATTCCGCAGCGACGACCGTCGCGAACTGGCCAAATGGGTTGAGGAGGACAGTAAGTGA
- a CDS encoding dihydroorotase — protein sequence MTVLIRGVRLYGEGDPVDVLIADGQIAEIGTGLTADEVIDAAGQIMLPGFVDLHTHLREPGREYAEDIETGSAAAALGGYTAVFAMANTDPVADTVVVTDHVWHRGQQVGLVDVHPVGAVTVGLEGKQLTEMGLMAAGAGQVRMFSDDGICVDDPLVMRRALEYAAGLGVLIAQHAEEPRLTVGAVAHEGPNAARLGLAGWPRSAEESIVARDAILARDAGARVHICHASTAGTVELIKWAKAQGISITAEVTPHHLLLDDSRLADYDGRNRVNPPLREASDAEALRQALVDGVIDCVATDHAPHAEHEKMCEFAHARPGMLGLQTALSVVVETMVAPGLLSWRDVARVMSEAPAAIVGLPDQGRPLAVGEPANLTVVDPDATWTVQGTGLASRSDNTPYESMTLPATVTLTMLRGKVTARDGVSPA from the coding sequence ATGACGGTTTTGATTCGCGGGGTCCGGCTGTACGGCGAGGGTGATCCGGTCGACGTGTTGATCGCGGACGGCCAGATTGCCGAGATCGGTACCGGCCTGACCGCTGACGAGGTCATCGACGCCGCCGGCCAGATCATGCTGCCCGGCTTCGTCGACCTGCACACCCACCTGCGCGAGCCCGGCCGCGAGTACGCCGAGGACATCGAAACCGGTTCGGCGGCAGCCGCACTCGGCGGTTACACCGCGGTGTTCGCCATGGCCAACACCGATCCGGTCGCCGACACCGTCGTGGTCACCGACCACGTCTGGCACCGGGGACAGCAGGTCGGCCTGGTCGACGTGCACCCGGTCGGCGCCGTCACCGTCGGGCTCGAGGGCAAGCAGCTCACCGAGATGGGCCTCATGGCCGCCGGTGCCGGGCAGGTCCGGATGTTCTCCGACGACGGCATCTGCGTCGATGACCCGCTGGTGATGCGCCGGGCATTGGAATACGCTGCGGGACTTGGGGTTCTGATCGCGCAGCACGCCGAGGAGCCGCGCCTGACCGTGGGCGCCGTCGCCCACGAGGGCCCGAACGCCGCCCGGCTGGGACTGGCCGGCTGGCCGCGCTCGGCCGAGGAGTCCATCGTGGCCCGCGACGCGATCCTGGCCCGCGATGCCGGTGCCCGGGTGCACATCTGCCACGCCTCCACCGCGGGCACCGTCGAGCTGATCAAATGGGCCAAGGCGCAGGGTATTTCGATCACCGCCGAGGTCACCCCGCACCACCTGCTGCTCGACGACAGCCGGCTCGCGGACTACGACGGCCGTAACCGCGTCAACCCGCCGCTGCGCGAGGCCAGTGACGCCGAGGCGCTGCGGCAGGCGCTGGTCGATGGCGTGATCGACTGCGTCGCAACCGATCACGCGCCGCATGCGGAGCACGAGAAGATGTGCGAGTTCGCCCACGCCCGTCCCGGCATGCTCGGCCTGCAGACCGCGCTGTCGGTGGTGGTCGAGACCATGGTGGCGCCCGGACTGCTCAGCTGGCGCGACGTCGCCCGCGTGATGAGCGAGGCCCCGGCCGCCATCGTCGGCCTGCCCGACCAGGGTCGCCCGCTGGCGGTCGGCGAACCCGCCAACCTGACCGTGGTGGACCCCGACGCGACCTGGACGGTGCAGGGCACCGGCCTGGCCAGCCGCTCGGACAACACGCCGTACGAGTCGATGACGCTGCCCGCCACCGTCACGCTGACGATGCTGCGCGGCAAGGTGACCGCGCGGGATGGGGTCAGTCCGGCGTGA
- a CDS encoding AraC family transcriptional regulator has protein sequence MDRHSAALIPTSVLVNVVDVADRAGLPTERWLAAAGLTAATLNSPETRVSFRQAALVLRHAVRAMPDRGLGIDVGARDMFVSFGVLGLAIRSAENLGAAMQVGLELHQSAGSLMDVGAELIGDTFALRAYERSPEPELLPFLCEELFCSVLVTVRTVLELPQQTPEYVQVNYPPPVYAQRYREFFGCPVLFNADANRLAFPDPLWSQRLPRADPTTHAVAVAACRDMVTQGDQPTDVVQTVETMLRESVRDPLTMAQVAKRLNITERTLRRRLSADGQQFIALRDKVRSERARYLVRETAMPIHAIAAEVGFTDPREFRRAYIKWTGHAPTHDR, from the coding sequence GTGGACAGGCACAGCGCGGCGTTGATCCCGACGTCGGTGCTCGTCAACGTCGTCGACGTCGCCGATCGCGCGGGTCTGCCCACGGAGCGGTGGCTGGCCGCGGCCGGCCTGACGGCCGCGACGCTCAATTCGCCCGAAACGCGGGTGTCGTTCCGGCAGGCGGCGCTCGTGCTGCGGCATGCGGTACGCGCCATGCCGGACCGGGGCCTCGGCATCGACGTCGGGGCCCGCGACATGTTCGTGTCCTTCGGCGTGCTCGGGCTGGCCATCCGATCGGCCGAAAACCTCGGCGCGGCAATGCAAGTGGGCCTGGAACTGCACCAGAGCGCGGGTAGCTTGATGGACGTCGGCGCCGAGCTGATCGGCGACACCTTCGCCCTGCGCGCCTACGAGCGTTCCCCGGAACCCGAGCTGCTGCCGTTCCTGTGTGAAGAGCTGTTCTGCAGCGTGCTCGTCACCGTCCGGACCGTGCTCGAGCTGCCGCAGCAGACACCGGAGTACGTCCAGGTCAATTACCCGCCGCCGGTGTACGCGCAGCGGTACCGCGAGTTCTTCGGCTGCCCGGTCCTGTTCAATGCCGACGCCAACCGGCTGGCGTTCCCGGATCCGCTGTGGTCGCAGCGGCTACCGCGCGCCGATCCGACGACGCACGCCGTCGCCGTCGCCGCCTGCCGTGACATGGTGACCCAGGGCGACCAGCCGACCGACGTGGTGCAGACCGTCGAGACGATGCTGCGCGAGAGCGTGCGCGATCCACTGACCATGGCCCAGGTCGCCAAGCGGCTCAACATCACCGAACGCACCCTGCGGCGGCGCCTCAGCGCCGATGGGCAGCAGTTCATCGCGTTGCGCGACAAGGTGCGCAGTGAACGCGCGCGATACTTGGTCCGTGAGACCGCGATGCCCATCCACGCCATCGCCGCCGAGGTCGGGTTCACCGACCCGCGGGAGTTCCGTCGCGCCTACATCAAATGGACCGGGCACGCCCCGACTCACGACCGATAG